Below is a genomic region from Triticum dicoccoides isolate Atlit2015 ecotype Zavitan chromosome 5A, WEW_v2.0, whole genome shotgun sequence.
CGCGCCGTCGGCCGCCTCGCGGGAGCTCAAGCCCGCCGCCCAGGAGCAGCTGGAGTACATGCTCACCGAGGACGACGACGCGCCGCTGCTCGCCTTCGGCGCCGGCAGCAGCGACGCCGTCAAGTCTCAGGTAAAGGGCTGCGTGACAGGCCTACTGAACAGCTTCAGCAATTTCACCAGCTCCGCACTGACGAAGCAGAGGGAGGCCCCTTGCTCCGGCGAGCTTCAGCAGGATCTGCACTCCTTCGTCTCCGACATCGCCTGGGTCTGCCAGGTCCTGGGCAAGCTGGAGATGATGAAATTCCTCGCAGCCTACTGGGTGGAAGCATCGTCGGCCGTCGTCGCGGccgtcgaggcggcggcggcggagtgccaCCCGGGGCCTGAATGTCTGAAGACCAGGCTGAAGGTCGTGGAGATATCCGCGAAGGTCCTGGAGGCCGTCGCGTTCGGCAACGTCGTCCTCCCGGCGGAGAAGCGGCGCCACGCCGTGAGCGTCTGGATCGGCTTCGCCGGGACAACGAGGCATCTGGTGGATGAAGCCGATCGTGgcaacgacgacggcgacggcgaggacgaGGACGGTAATAATGGCGACGGAGACACTGAAGCCGAAGCTGCATCAGCATcagcatcagcagcagcagcaaagatCGGCCTGGACGGCGAGGTGTGGCAGGGGCTGGAGTCGGCGATCACCTCGATCGTGACGACGCTGCCGTCGAACACCCAGGCCGAGGTGCTGTCCGAGTGGCTTCAGTCGAAGCACGCCGCGTTCCCGGACCTGTCGGAGGCGTTCGACGCCTGGTGCTACAGGTCCAAGGTCGCCCGGAGGAGGCTGTCTTTCCTGAACAGCACCAATAGGGCGTCCTGAtccccggccggccggccggcaggAGAGATCCATTGCCGTCGAGAGGAATGCATACTTCATGATGTCCATCTGCATGGTCTGGTCTGCAGTTGGCCTCTTCGGATCATCATGGACAGCACTGAGCATCTGCCTTTCTTCACCAACACCAATGGACATGGAATTCCATTGCTTTGCTATATATGGTCATATACATACTCACATTGTCAATCGTAGGCGTGGTTCGTGGGAACTGCTGCAAGATCTCCTTATGAACTTGCAGTCAGCATAGTAGATGCAACTTTTCGGACATACCATAGCTGATGGAATAAGTAAGCACCATCCAACCAGTGCCTTGCCCTGTGGAATCGGGGACACTCATGTGAGTGTGTACTCTGTGGTGCCAACAAGTTTGATGATACTTGATCTTTTTGTCAGACTCCAGCGACCTGTCGCTCGCAATGACAGCTGCTGGTTGGTCGTGTCGTGCCGTGAAAATGGAGCTGGCACCGGGGACGGGCCAGCGAAGAACATCGGCAAATACCTGAACTTTGATGTTTACCGGTTTCGATTTCAGATACCGGGAATGGAACTTGATGTAAGCCATCGGCCCCAGAATGTCTGATCGAGGAGCCCCTGGTGTCCGTTTGCTTCTTGCTTGAGCATTTCGGGTCAAGAGCCAGTCTTCCATTCCATGTTGTCAACTCGTTGGGCCTAAGCTTGATTGTTGTCAACTTGTGAAGGAAATAGCTCAAGGTGTCGTTGTCTGCCATGTTTCTTGCCTTTTCCGTTTCTCTGGGCAGGATGGTTTGTTACGTATGTTCCACGCGAGGCCTTCCGGCAATTCTCCACCCGATTACTGTTGCTCCTGGTATCTGATTTTAGCATCGGTTTTATTTACTGTGCACAGCAGCGCCCATGGCCTAATGGATAAGGCGTCTGACTTCTAATCAGGCGATTGTGGGTTCGAGTCCCACTGGGCGTGCTTCTCCTTTTTGTTTTGCATTTCCCTTCTCCTTTTAgtatttgttgttgttgttattattattTTCTTTTGAAACGTACCATATAAATGAGTAATCAGCATTAATTTTTAATTTGTTATTATTGTCTTGCGGTGGCGGTGCTACATGCATGTTTTTTGTGGTGCCTCTCGATTTTTAATTTATTAGTAGTATTGTCTTGCATTGGCGGTGCTACATGCATGTTTTTGTGGTGCCCTTTCCTTCAACTTGGAtgcgaaatactccctccgtcctaaaattatTGTCTTAGATTTGCCTAGATACAGATGCACCTAATATTAAAACATGATCTGATACAtcctatttagacaaatctaagacaagaattttgggacggaggaatagTACTAATCAGCATACTAATTTTATTTAGATTATTCTTGCTTGCTAGCCCTTATCACCGGCTCCATTTTGTACTACTAAGCAGCAGattctcctttttctttcttcttgcgACTGATTTCAAGAATGGTTTGTTTCTGGTGAATCACCATGCTGTTAAGATTCCAGGTTTCATCCATGCTATtgtagtactactccctccgtccggaaatacttgtcagcgaaatgaatgtatctagacgtattttagttcttaaatacatccatttttatccatttatgtgacaagtatttccggacggagggagtacctttcaACAGAAACCCTGAACCTGAAAGCTCAAGCTGCTGCtcgatggtactccctccgttcccaaatataagtctttttagggattacaacaagcgactacatacggagcaaaatgggtgaatctatgctctagaatatgtctacatacatccgtatgtcgtagcccatttgaaatgtctaaaaagacttatatttagtaacggagggagtactacttaagATCAACATGCTAGAGTAATCTTCTTCATTCAAGGGTGTTTGGGTATATCAACATCAAAATCAGCCTGCAAGTAACAAATCCAGACATGTACAGAAATAAGTACTAACAAGTGAACAGGCAACAGCAACTGAAAAACATACCAAAAAGACATGGCACTCGAAGGCGGCTTTCAGTTGTGGTGTACTGGCAACTGCCAGCCTAGTCACAACAACCACATTCAGATAAAGGGTGCTGGATACATTCGGCCAATTAGTGAATGGACTTCTGAACATAATTTTGCGCTCATGGTTATGAGGCCGGTAAGAGCACGCGAGACCGTCAAACCTCCAACAACAAATGCTAGTGTTCAAAACAAAGCATGGAATCACTGCATAGCAAACATTAATTAATTCCAGTAAAAAACGCTGAAATTCCTAATTATCAAAGCAACAGACTTGTGATCACAGTTGCCAATTTCGTATTATGCGAGCGCACATATTGTTAAAAGAGAAACGTATCAACCGCTATGAAAATAGTACTAAAATGTCCAGAGATAATCATCATCAACAGATGATCACATAATATTCGCCAAGAACTATAATCCATAGAATCACTGCATAGCAAAACACATGCGCACACTTCAAAGTTTAGCATCTGGTACTTGAGATGGTGAAACCTCTAGCAACAAATTCCAGATGATTTCATGCTAGTAGAATCCAGTTACCAAAGAGAGAACAAATGCTAGCAAAATACCGGAACACCCCAGTTGAGATTTCTTCATGCTTCACATAACAATGGCTTCTCCTCgcccacaaaaacaaacaaagaggGACTTCAGCAAGGCGCATAAAGCTTATGGCTAATGCGCGCATCACTATGGCTCCGGCGTTATCTTCACCTGAACCCGCAGATGGACTTTGCCGTCAATGAAGTGGCTGTCGTCAGCAATGAACTTCGACCAAGGAATCATGCATCCAACACCTCGCCTAATATTGCTGGTGGTGGCGCGACAGTGCTTGGTGGAGAACTTGAGTGACGGTCTGGTCTTAAACCCGATGATATAATCTATTGCCCCGCTGGCTGCCCCCCTGTCTTCTTCTAGCATCTTTACTAAGATGGCAAAAAATGGTACTTGCTCTATCATCTTGCAGTCTGCCAGGAGGCAGAAGCCACGCCCCGCGCAATGGAACGGCTGCGAACGCAGAACTCCTGACGGGAAGAGCCCCAAGCACTTCTCGCGCTTTATGGTAAAGTTGATTATACAAGACGGGTGATCAATTAGAACGGCATCCGTCATACTGAGAGCTCGTGGCACCAGTGGAAGTAGCCGTGAACTCAAGATCTTGTGTCTCTGTTCTGAATTTGGGTACTGCAAACAGGCCCACCTGAGCAGGAAATCATAGATGGATCCTTCAGATTCAATCCCGAGGCGGTTCCTTGATAAGATGACCTGAATCCCAGCGAGAGGGATCACTTACTTTGTTGACAGGAATTCCTTGTACCTTTCAGCAAGGAATGTCTTGGCTACCTCTTTGACGGCAGATGCCATTGAGATGGAACGTGGGATATCTAGGCACCTCACTGCCGATTCTGGCGTCATAGGCTGGTCTATGAGCCGCTGACCGTAGAGCTTCATGCAAGATACAACCTCAAATTTATCAGCAGCCATCAAAATATCAACCAGAAGAGTGGGCTCGGTTGTTGGTGTCAACTTTCCACTATACATAAAGCGTAAAAGCTCAATGAAGGCCTTTTCCTCTGTTCCAAGTAAAACATGAAAGCAAGGAGGCATAAGGACTAATGAAACGGTTCAATACATCTCAAACTGGTAACAGTTAAAtaaagaagtactccctccgttcccaaatgtaagtctttttagaaattccaacaagggactacatacggagcaaaatgagtgaatctgcgctctaaaatatgtctatatatatccgtatgttgtagtccatttgaaatctctaaaaggacttatatttaggaacggagggagtacaaaagaaaAGGGATAGCTATTTTGTATGCATAGATGGTTATGTAATTAGTTGGGAGAAACTATAATAATgcataaaagaataaaaaatatCGACTTCAGAGATAAGGTCTGTGGGGGAAATGAGAGTAACAAATTTATCATCAAAATTACAGCCCCCTCTCTAACATAAGCAATCATCTTTTAAATTCTACAAGAGGTAATCATatttttaaataaataaataaatgaataataTGATAACAATAGGAAACTGGAATCATCAGTTATAAGAATATAAGATGAAGATTGTCAGACTAGAGTGAACACTGTACCTGAATCAGCAATTGTAACTGTTGCATGTCTCTGGTCAGACTCTTTCATGCCATTTGAGAAAAGCTGAGAAGCACGCAGCTTATCAGAAAGCTAATTTCACTGATGATAGAACAAATGCATTTCAGTTCATCAGAATTACCTTGAGAAAAAAAGTACTTTGTGCTGCAAGAATCGCCGAACTAATATGTATGGTATTGACTCGTAAGACTGGTGTACCCATTAGTGCCATTACAGTACAAGAGGAGTCGATATCTTTTCCATCATCGCCTGCAAAAAAACAAAGCAGATAAACACAGAGAGCCATGCAAAACTAGGGGGTAGAACGGTGGAAGGCACATAGCAGAATTACTAGAGAAATTTTGCTGTCACACTAAATCTATGAAGGATCATATAATCATGAAATAATCACTTCATGTTCCAACTTCCAGGTATACATTCGACGTGTCGATGACACATTTGATAATAATTTGCTCTTGCCTTTTTGTTCTGGACCTATTGATTTTTCATTAAAACACACAATTATTAGCAGATTCAGACATTAGTCATCAAGCAACACATTTTTCTTGTGGAAGATGTAAAATAACTGGTCACCTTGTTCCTTTAATCTAAGGCTGAAGCATTGTGCTACCAAGATCAGACCTGATTACACGCCAGACGGGCCATATGCATAAGAGTTAAGAGTTAA
It encodes:
- the LOC119302902 gene encoding BTB/POZ domain-containing protein At3g05675-like: MRAAARPKIGDRATSDVVVRLRTPDSGRDEWLYCHSRVLAAGSAYFADRLSDAWPTCQILDSRYCVEVHCRDADLSSHVTALRLLYAAEPVSRFGVRGALSLLDAAAHLACARTAAACADYLESAPWDEADEEEILAAAPRLGAHRARVLARLRPADPAPATAIFLSAFRHATAAPSAASRELKPAAQEQLEYMLTEDDDAPLLAFGAGSSDAVKSQVKGCVTGLLNSFSNFTSSALTKQREAPCSGELQQDLHSFVSDIAWVCQVLGKLEMMKFLAAYWVEASSAVVAAVEAAAAECHPGPECLKTRLKVVEISAKVLEAVAFGNVVLPAEKRRHAVSVWIGFAGTTRHLVDEADRGNDDGDGEDEDGNNGDGDTEAEAASASASAAAAKIGLDGEVWQGLESAITSIVTTLPSNTQAEVLSEWLQSKHAAFPDLSEAFDAWCYRSKVARRRLSFLNSTNRAS